One region of Epilithonimonas zeae genomic DNA includes:
- a CDS encoding BatD family protein, with the protein MIRKNLYILFLLASACSFAQVNLYSEVNTQDTRVNSPIAFTIVLEIFGEDLIQETPVKLPDLTKFDYAISSEQNTLIDPVKKIRINQMVYQFSLSPKQTGNVKIGSALVKINGKMYKTEPIDIVVKEAEKKPLATNNPSKSMYLQMQLEEREVYKDEPVVAVLKAFSRNISNFRHLEPAKFEAARNLMIRSIANFDESIEDTENDYSSQVVGMFVIVPKVAGIMDVPPVEIPFANHKNTLVSNKVKLNVKRLPEGAPMNFHNAVGKYDVKIEMIDKGKENFEINKAFNIAVKVSGCGNLSPSIVPKILPSPDYEVFEPKIINNSTPTTKGIEGAVEAQYVIIPKKRGDLKISTENFSYFDPKEEKYVEVGSKVLVLNAVNAQDIANAKTTLQKVNEYTNNVLEKVDSPVMDTKKLQVKEHNKLNWLGIFGNLLIIGFGSIVFVYFNKRRKEKKKLELEKKKTFTAPIVNIEETEALLRNKDKFDLDSSINYLTKKLSDENPSQFFDAFEELKSDADKFSQSHYSMTFSEYLRSNFGLSDYEKYNQLITKVNIEKYSPFSSKEKQTEILNEIVEVYKLL; encoded by the coding sequence GGTTAATCTTTATTCTGAGGTTAACACACAGGATACACGTGTTAACTCACCTATTGCATTTACGATTGTTTTAGAAATTTTTGGAGAAGACTTGATTCAGGAGACACCTGTCAAACTTCCGGATCTTACGAAATTTGATTATGCTATCTCTTCCGAACAAAATACTTTGATTGATCCTGTAAAAAAGATAAGAATCAATCAAATGGTTTACCAGTTTTCCTTAAGTCCAAAACAAACAGGAAACGTAAAAATTGGTTCAGCTCTTGTGAAAATCAATGGCAAAATGTACAAAACAGAGCCTATTGATATCGTTGTAAAAGAAGCAGAGAAGAAACCTTTGGCGACCAATAACCCTTCAAAAAGTATGTATTTGCAGATGCAGTTGGAAGAACGGGAAGTTTACAAGGACGAACCTGTAGTAGCTGTCTTAAAAGCTTTTTCAAGGAATATCTCTAATTTCAGACATTTGGAACCTGCGAAATTTGAAGCAGCAAGAAACCTTATGATTCGTTCTATTGCTAATTTTGATGAGTCGATAGAGGACACGGAAAATGATTACTCTTCTCAGGTTGTCGGGATGTTTGTAATTGTCCCTAAAGTAGCTGGCATTATGGATGTGCCGCCAGTTGAGATTCCTTTTGCAAATCATAAAAACACGCTTGTCTCTAATAAAGTTAAACTTAATGTAAAAAGGTTACCGGAAGGTGCACCAATGAATTTTCATAATGCAGTCGGAAAATACGATGTTAAAATCGAAATGATAGATAAGGGCAAAGAAAATTTTGAGATTAATAAAGCTTTTAATATTGCGGTGAAAGTAAGTGGTTGCGGAAATCTTTCTCCATCAATAGTTCCGAAAATTTTACCTTCTCCAGATTATGAAGTTTTCGAGCCTAAAATCATTAATAATTCGACACCAACAACCAAAGGAATTGAAGGTGCAGTAGAAGCTCAATATGTTATTATTCCGAAGAAACGTGGAGATTTGAAAATCTCTACAGAGAACTTTTCGTATTTTGACCCGAAGGAAGAAAAGTATGTAGAAGTTGGTTCTAAAGTTCTGGTCTTGAATGCTGTTAATGCCCAAGATATCGCCAATGCAAAAACAACTTTGCAGAAAGTGAATGAATATACCAATAATGTTTTGGAGAAAGTAGATTCACCTGTAATGGATACGAAAAAGTTACAAGTGAAGGAACATAATAAACTGAATTGGTTAGGTATCTTTGGAAATCTTTTGATTATTGGATTTGGTTCAATCGTATTTGTTTATTTTAACAAACGTCGCAAAGAGAAAAAGAAATTGGAGTTAGAGAAGAAAAAAACATTTACGGCACCGATTGTTAATATTGAAGAGACAGAAGCGCTTTTACGAAACAAAGATAAATTTGATTTAGATTCGTCAATTAACTATTTGACTAAGAAATTAAGTGATGAAAATCCATCTCAGTTTTTTGATGCTTTTGAGGAACTTAAATCCGATGCAGACAAATTTTCTCAAAGTCATTATTCGATGACGTTTTCAGAGTATTTGAGGTCTAATTTTGGACTTAGTGATTATGAGAAATATAATCAGTTAATCACAAAAGTAAATATTGAAAAGTATTCTCCTTTCTCTTCCAAAGAAAAACAAACCGAAATCTTGAATGAAATTGTAGAAGTCTATAAATTACTTTAG